A stretch of Mucilaginibacter terrae DNA encodes these proteins:
- a CDS encoding DEAD/DEAH box helicase, whose amino-acid sequence MGVPFDDFNFNRQILNAIADAGYTETTPIQEKAFPPILNGQDVMGIAQTGTGKTAAYVLPILMKLKYAQGNDARALILSPTRELAMQIEENIRSFAANTDLRTVLLYGGLGPKTQIENLKKGVDIIVATPGRYMDLYLDGHIHTKALQILVLDEADKMMDMGFMPQINRILEVVPRKRQNLLFSATMSDKIQMLSANFLEFPTVIEVTPQATPAQTVTQVIYHVPNVKTKINLLKKLLDRNEEIKKLIIFTKTRVAAEDVYKFLVRKFDDQQVKVLHANKGQNTRINSINSFKNDDIKILVATDVASRGIDVSDVSHVINFDVPIVIEDYVHRIGRTGRAYQSGEAITFCNPAEEYYVGKIEKLIRQKIPVLSMPGDVFNEETPYEERQEQAREIDMQKRRDDPDFKGAFHEKKERVEKAPKLSHKQQLSKKHGKPKTTRGKAIRKRK is encoded by the coding sequence ATGGGCGTACCTTTTGATGATTTTAATTTTAACCGGCAAATATTGAATGCCATAGCTGATGCCGGCTACACCGAAACTACACCTATTCAGGAAAAAGCTTTTCCGCCTATATTGAACGGGCAGGATGTAATGGGTATTGCGCAAACTGGTACGGGTAAAACCGCCGCCTATGTGCTGCCTATACTCATGAAGTTAAAGTATGCGCAGGGTAATGATGCCCGTGCATTGATACTGTCTCCAACCCGCGAGCTGGCCATGCAAATCGAAGAGAACATCCGCAGCTTTGCCGCGAATACCGATTTGCGTACCGTTTTATTGTACGGTGGTTTAGGCCCTAAAACACAAATAGAGAACCTTAAAAAAGGTGTTGATATTATTGTAGCTACCCCCGGCCGGTACATGGATCTATATTTGGATGGACACATTCATACCAAAGCATTACAGATACTGGTGCTGGATGAAGCCGACAAGATGATGGACATGGGCTTTATGCCGCAAATTAACCGCATACTGGAAGTGGTTCCGCGCAAAAGGCAGAATCTATTGTTTTCGGCTACGATGTCTGATAAAATTCAAATGCTGTCGGCTAACTTTTTGGAGTTTCCAACGGTAATTGAGGTTACACCGCAGGCTACCCCGGCCCAAACGGTTACGCAGGTTATATACCATGTGCCCAACGTTAAAACGAAGATCAACCTGCTTAAAAAACTGCTCGACCGTAATGAGGAGATCAAAAAACTAATCATTTTTACTAAAACCCGTGTTGCTGCCGAAGATGTTTACAAGTTTTTGGTGCGTAAATTTGACGATCAGCAGGTGAAGGTTTTGCACGCCAATAAAGGGCAAAATACCCGCATCAACTCCATCAATTCGTTTAAAAACGATGATATAAAAATACTGGTAGCTACCGATGTGGCATCGCGCGGTATTGATGTAAGCGATGTAAGCCACGTGATAAACTTTGATGTGCCCATTGTAATTGAAGATTACGTGCATCGTATTGGCCGTACCGGTCGTGCTTATCAAAGTGGCGAGGCCATTACGTTTTGCAACCCGGCCGAAGAGTATTATGTGGGTAAGATCGAAAAACTCATTCGCCAAAAAATACCTGTGCTGAGCATGCCCGGCGATGTTTTTAATGAGGAAACACCTTACGAGGAGCGCCAGGAGCAAGCCCGTGAAATTGACATGCAAAAGCGTCGTGATGATCCTGATTTTAAAGGCGCATTCCACGAAAAAAAGGAGCGTGTTGAAAAAGCACCTAAGTTAAGCCATAAACAGCAGCTATCTAAAAAACACGGTAAGCCTAAAACCACCCGCGGCAAAGCCATCCGTAAAAGAAAATAA
- a CDS encoding N(4)-(beta-N-acetylglucosaminyl)-L-asparaginase, translating into MYNRRKFIKLSAAGASVSLVSKNVVAKTLTAPQAGNLPIVISTWGFGVQANQEAWKTLVKGGRAVDAVEAGVKIPEADLNNHTVGRSGYPDRDGHVTLDACIMDDKGNCGSVAAMEYIAHPISIARLVMEKTPHVMLVGEGATQFAVEQGFKREKLLLPSSEKAWKEWLKKAEYKPVINIENKKGLPGNEYNHDTIGMLAIDAQGNISGACTTSGMAFKMHGRVGDSPIIGAGLYVDNEVGGATATGVGEEVIRNVGSFLVVELMRQGYTPEAACKEAVMRIVKKKPEIAKEIQVGFLAINKKGEYGAFALQKGFNFAVCNNTSQDLLIDGKCYY; encoded by the coding sequence ATGTACAATCGTCGTAAATTCATTAAGCTTTCGGCTGCCGGTGCTTCGGTTTCCTTGGTTTCAAAAAATGTTGTTGCTAAAACCCTAACTGCGCCGCAAGCCGGTAACCTGCCCATTGTTATTTCAACATGGGGCTTTGGGGTACAGGCCAACCAGGAAGCATGGAAAACGCTTGTTAAAGGCGGGCGTGCGGTTGATGCGGTTGAAGCCGGCGTTAAAATACCCGAGGCCGATTTAAACAACCATACAGTAGGCCGCTCTGGCTACCCCGACCGCGACGGTCATGTTACGCTTGATGCCTGTATTATGGACGATAAGGGCAATTGCGGATCGGTTGCGGCTATGGAGTACATAGCCCACCCTATAAGTATAGCCCGTTTGGTAATGGAAAAAACCCCGCACGTAATGCTGGTTGGCGAGGGCGCTACGCAATTTGCGGTTGAGCAAGGCTTCAAAAGAGAAAAATTATTGCTGCCCAGCTCCGAAAAAGCATGGAAGGAATGGCTGAAAAAGGCCGAGTATAAACCGGTAATCAACATCGAAAATAAAAAGGGGCTGCCCGGCAACGAGTATAACCACGATACCATTGGTATGCTGGCCATTGACGCACAGGGCAATATATCGGGCGCGTGTACCACCAGCGGTATGGCCTTTAAAATGCATGGCCGTGTGGGCGACAGCCCTATTATTGGCGCGGGTTTGTACGTTGATAACGAGGTGGGCGGCGCAACCGCAACCGGCGTAGGCGAAGAAGTGATACGCAATGTAGGCAGCTTTTTAGTGGTGGAACTGATGCGACAAGGCTACACGCCCGAGGCAGCCTGTAAAGAAGCTGTAATGCGCATAGTTAAAAAGAAGCCCGAAATAGCCAAAGAAATTCAGGTTGGCTTTTTAGCCATCAACAAAAAAGGTGAATACGGCGCATTTGCCCTGCAAAAGGGGTTTAATTTTGCGGTATGTAACAACACCAGCCAAGATTTGCTAATTGACGGCAAATGTTATTACTAA
- the xth gene encoding exodeoxyribonuclease III: MKIATYNVNGVNGRLPVLLRWLAEEQPDVVCLQELKAPQEKFPQQAIIDAGYNAIWHGQKSWNGVAILARGMEIQEVSRGLPGDDEDTQSRYIEAVVNGILIGGLYLPNGNPAPGPKFDYKLSWFERLHKHAARLVELDIPVILTGDFNVMPTEQDVYKPERWVDDALFRPETRDAFHKLIAQGWTDAIRKLYPTETIYTFWDYFRNAYGRDAGLRIDHFLLNPKIADRLKSAGVDRHVRGWEKTSDHAPVWIELAEK, translated from the coding sequence ATGAAAATTGCTACCTATAATGTTAACGGTGTAAACGGCCGCTTACCCGTACTGCTCCGCTGGCTGGCCGAAGAACAGCCAGATGTAGTTTGCTTGCAGGAACTCAAAGCCCCGCAAGAGAAATTCCCCCAACAGGCTATTATTGATGCCGGTTACAATGCCATATGGCACGGCCAAAAAAGCTGGAACGGGGTAGCCATTCTGGCCCGGGGTATGGAAATACAGGAAGTAAGCAGAGGCCTGCCCGGTGATGATGAAGATACCCAAAGCCGGTACATTGAAGCCGTGGTTAACGGTATTTTAATAGGAGGGCTATACTTGCCCAACGGCAACCCCGCACCCGGACCGAAGTTTGATTACAAGCTGAGTTGGTTTGAACGCCTACACAAACATGCTGCCCGACTGGTTGAACTTGATATACCCGTAATACTCACCGGCGACTTTAACGTAATGCCAACCGAGCAAGACGTGTACAAGCCCGAACGCTGGGTTGACGATGCCCTGTTCCGCCCCGAAACACGAGACGCTTTTCATAAACTGATTGCCCAAGGCTGGACGGATGCTATACGCAAGCTGTATCCCACTGAAACTATTTATACCTTTTGGGACTACTTCCGCAATGCTTATGGCCGTGATGCCGGGCTACGCATCGACCATTTCCTGCTCAATCCTAAAATAGCCGACCGCCTTAAAAGCGCCGGTGTGGACCGTCACGTACGCGGCTGGGAAAAAACGAGCGATCATGCGCCGGTGTGGATAGAATTAGCTGAAAAGTAA
- a CDS encoding copper homeostasis protein CutC, translating to MNIALEVCANSVESAIAAQKGGATRIELCDNLHEGGTTPSYGQIKVTLSKIDIPVYVLLRPRTGDFLYSDAEYDVMKANLEMAAQLGCHAIVTGILHANGTIDKKRCTELVQMAKRAGMKATFHRAFDLCADMFHALEEIIDMGFDCILTSGGKTTAIEGASKIAQLIQKANGRICIMPGGGVSEYNVNDLVHFTGATEIHSSARKIRKTGMEFMNENILLGRSVGKDYDIDETDTERVRTIIQKANEPYPLLKDTQGQYQS from the coding sequence ATGAATATAGCTCTTGAGGTTTGTGCCAACTCTGTTGAATCGGCCATTGCGGCCCAAAAAGGCGGCGCCACCCGCATAGAACTTTGCGATAACCTGCACGAAGGGGGCACCACCCCATCTTACGGACAAATAAAGGTTACATTAAGTAAAATTGATATTCCGGTGTATGTGCTGTTAAGGCCCCGCACCGGCGATTTCCTGTATTCGGACGCGGAGTACGATGTAATGAAAGCTAACCTGGAAATGGCTGCTCAATTGGGTTGCCATGCCATAGTTACGGGCATATTGCATGCCAATGGCACTATTGATAAAAAGCGCTGCACCGAACTTGTTCAAATGGCAAAGCGAGCGGGTATGAAAGCCACTTTTCATCGCGCGTTTGATTTATGTGCCGATATGTTTCATGCCCTGGAAGAGATTATTGACATGGGTTTTGACTGCATTTTAACTTCGGGCGGTAAAACCACAGCCATTGAAGGAGCCAGCAAAATAGCTCAGTTAATACAAAAGGCCAATGGCCGTATATGTATTATGCCCGGCGGAGGTGTAAGCGAGTATAACGTGAACGACCTTGTGCATTTTACCGGTGCAACCGAAATTCATTCATCAGCCCGAAAAATTCGTAAAACAGGCATGGAGTTTATGAACGAGAACATACTTTTAGGCCGCAGCGTAGGCAAAGATTACGACATTGACGAAACCGATACCGAACGTGTACGTACCATTATTCAAAAAGCTAATGAGCCGTATCCATTATTAAAAGATACTCAAGGGCAATATCAAAGTTAA
- a CDS encoding DMT family protein: MLARGIKTILFLIISNTFMTFAWYGHLRFKDFQWSKNLPLISIILLSWGMAFFEYLFQVPANRAGFKEDGGPFSLVQLKVIQEALTIIIFMIFTTVFFKTEKFAWNHFLGFGLILLAVFVVFKKW; the protein is encoded by the coding sequence ATGCTGGCTCGTGGAATTAAAACTATCCTGTTTCTAATTATCTCTAATACATTTATGACGTTTGCCTGGTACGGGCATTTGCGTTTTAAAGATTTTCAATGGTCTAAAAATCTCCCGCTTATTTCAATTATATTGCTGAGTTGGGGGATGGCTTTTTTCGAATACCTTTTTCAGGTTCCTGCTAACAGGGCGGGTTTTAAGGAGGATGGCGGACCATTTAGTTTAGTGCAGCTCAAGGTAATACAAGAGGCACTTACCATCATAATATTCATGATATTTACCACCGTTTTTTTCAAAACCGAAAAATTTGCCTGGAATCACTTTTTGGGTTTCGGACTTATTTTACTGGCCGTTTTTGTGGTTTTTAAAAAATGGTAA
- the gldC gene encoding gliding motility protein GldC translates to MKRAEIKLIVDLDDNNVPEKITWESTDSENKDAVPVKSFMLALWDHNYKNTMRIDLWTKDMPVDEMKKFFFETLQTMGDSFLRATGEKNIVEDLRDYCAHFAEKMEITK, encoded by the coding sequence ATGAAAAGAGCCGAAATAAAACTCATAGTTGACCTTGACGATAACAACGTTCCCGAAAAAATTACCTGGGAATCAACCGATTCGGAAAATAAAGATGCCGTTCCGGTAAAATCTTTCATGCTGGCACTGTGGGATCATAACTACAAAAACACTATGCGCATTGACCTGTGGACCAAAGACATGCCGGTAGACGAAATGAAGAAATTCTTTTTTGAAACTCTGCAAACCATGGGTGACAGTTTTTTACGTGCCACCGGCGAAAAAAACATAGTAGAAGACCTGCGCGACTACTGTGCCCACTTTGCCGAGAAAATGGAAATTACGAAGTAG
- the hscA gene encoding Fe-S protein assembly chaperone HscA, with the protein MAKVSINLATGSIQKEEIIVGIDLGTTNSLVAFINPDKNPQVINDAGKGVLVPSVVHFDPTGGITVGNEAKNYLLTDPQNTIFSVKRLLGRSYGDIANYKDFFSYKVIDDNTESLVKVKVGDRFYTPIELSGLILKELKERAEHALKTPVNRAVITVPAYFNDSQRQATRDAGKLAGLDVLRIVNEPTAASLAYGIGLNPEETKTIAVYDLGGGTFDVSILQIQNGIFEVLATNGDTFLGGDDFDRAILEYWIEKNQLNRTELAENRELMQELRLKAEEAKKAFAHQSLFNEKIGEIWCTLDRTTFEELITLKVEQTITACANALKDAGLTTTDINEVVMVGGSTRTALVKRRVAEYFGRPIHDDVNPDEVVALGAAIQADVLAGNRKDILLLDVTPLSLGIETMGGLMDVIIPRNSKVPTKAGRQYTTSVDGQINMKISVYQGERDLVKENRKLAEFDLKGIPAMPAGFPKVDINFLLNADGILKVQAIELRSGTKQEVEVTPAYGINDEQVEQMLMDSITHAKDDVAQRMLIEARTEGEQMVYTAERFVEKHGALLSVAEVASTHQYVEALKAALTSGDKDLILKKVDELNELTRPYAERVMDQAISTAMKGKSVDE; encoded by the coding sequence ATGGCTAAAGTTTCTATTAACCTGGCAACAGGTTCAATACAAAAAGAAGAAATTATTGTAGGTATAGATTTAGGTACCACCAACTCATTGGTTGCCTTTATTAACCCCGACAAAAACCCGCAGGTGATAAACGATGCCGGTAAAGGTGTGCTGGTACCATCAGTTGTGCACTTTGACCCAACCGGAGGCATCACTGTAGGTAACGAAGCCAAAAACTACCTGCTTACCGATCCGCAAAACACCATATTTTCGGTTAAGCGTTTGCTGGGCCGCTCTTACGGCGATATTGCCAATTATAAAGACTTTTTTTCATACAAGGTTATTGATGATAATACCGAGAGCCTGGTAAAAGTGAAGGTGGGCGACCGCTTTTACACCCCTATCGAACTTTCCGGACTCATCCTTAAAGAACTGAAAGAGCGTGCCGAACATGCACTTAAAACGCCGGTTAATCGCGCGGTAATTACCGTACCTGCTTATTTTAATGATTCGCAGCGCCAGGCCACACGTGATGCCGGTAAACTGGCTGGTTTAGATGTATTGCGCATTGTAAACGAACCCACTGCCGCCAGCTTAGCCTACGGCATAGGCCTCAACCCCGAAGAAACCAAAACCATTGCGGTATACGATTTGGGCGGCGGTACTTTTGATGTATCGATACTGCAAATACAGAACGGAATTTTTGAGGTATTGGCCACCAATGGCGATACCTTTTTAGGCGGCGATGATTTTGACCGCGCCATTTTAGAGTACTGGATAGAAAAGAATCAGCTTAACCGTACCGAACTTGCCGAAAACCGCGAGCTGATGCAGGAATTGCGCTTAAAGGCCGAAGAAGCCAAGAAAGCCTTTGCCCACCAAAGTTTGTTTAACGAAAAGATAGGCGAAATATGGTGCACGCTCGACCGCACAACTTTTGAAGAACTGATTACCCTTAAAGTTGAGCAAACCATTACCGCCTGCGCCAATGCCCTTAAAGATGCCGGTTTAACAACCACTGATATTAACGAGGTAGTTATGGTTGGAGGATCGACCCGTACAGCGCTGGTTAAACGCCGTGTGGCCGAGTATTTTGGCAGGCCTATACATGATGATGTGAACCCTGACGAGGTTGTTGCCTTGGGCGCTGCCATACAAGCCGATGTTTTGGCCGGTAACCGTAAGGATATTTTACTGCTGGATGTTACCCCGCTATCGTTAGGTATTGAAACTATGGGCGGGTTGATGGATGTAATTATTCCGCGCAACTCTAAAGTACCTACTAAGGCTGGTCGCCAATATACAACCTCGGTTGACGGACAGATAAACATGAAAATCTCCGTTTACCAGGGCGAACGCGACTTAGTGAAAGAAAACCGTAAACTGGCCGAATTTGATTTGAAAGGCATCCCCGCTATGCCTGCAGGTTTCCCTAAGGTTGATATTAACTTTTTGCTAAATGCCGATGGTATCTTGAAAGTACAAGCTATTGAGCTACGCTCGGGAACGAAACAGGAAGTTGAGGTTACCCCCGCTTATGGCATTAATGATGAACAAGTTGAGCAAATGCTAATGGACAGTATTACCCACGCTAAAGACGACGTAGCCCAGCGTATGCTGATTGAAGCCCGTACCGAAGGCGAGCAAATGGTATACACCGCCGAACGCTTTGTTGAGAAACACGGCGCACTATTAAGCGTAGCCGAAGTAGCCAGCACCCATCAATATGTAGAAGCCCTTAAAGCAGCCCTCACCAGCGGCGACAAAGACCTCATCCTGAAAAAAGTAGACGAACTGAACGAACTCACCCGCCCCTACGCCGAACGCGTAATGGATCAGGCTATTAGTACAGCGATGAAGGGTAAGAGTGTGGATGAATAA
- a CDS encoding dihydroorotase has product MSSILIKAATIVNEGRQFVADVLVKDGLIERIDNNIDAHADEVINAEGLHLLPGAIDDQVHFREPGLTQKANIYTEARAAVAGGITSFMEMPNTVPNTLTQQLLQDKYDIAAQNSLANYSFYMGASNDNIDEVLRTDARNVCGVKVFMGSSTGNMLVDNPKTLENLFSKSPMLIATHCEDEQTIKNNLTHYKELLGDDITVDYHPKIRNTEACYLSSSMAVELAKKHGARLHILHISTAKETELFDNTIPLKDKKITAEACVHHLWFSDADYATKGNLIKWNPAVKSAADRDGILKAVLDGRIDVLATDHAPHTMEEKAQAYLQAPSGGPLVQHALPALLAMHQQGKMSLEQIVEKTAHNVAICFQVEKRGFVREGYWADLVLADLNKPWEVTKQNTLYKCGWSPFEGTTFPASITHTIVSGNLIYQNGNFNETIKGKRLIFER; this is encoded by the coding sequence ATGTCATCTATTCTGATTAAAGCAGCTACTATAGTTAACGAGGGACGCCAGTTTGTGGCCGACGTTTTAGTAAAAGACGGACTTATTGAGCGCATCGATAACAATATTGATGCCCATGCCGATGAAGTGATCAACGCCGAAGGCCTGCACCTGTTGCCGGGCGCCATTGACGACCAGGTTCACTTTCGTGAGCCGGGTTTAACCCAAAAGGCCAATATCTACACCGAAGCCCGCGCAGCCGTGGCCGGGGGCATAACTTCTTTTATGGAGATGCCCAATACCGTGCCCAATACTTTAACGCAACAGCTTTTGCAGGACAAGTATGACATAGCCGCACAAAATTCGCTGGCAAACTACTCCTTTTATATGGGTGCCTCTAACGATAATATTGACGAGGTTTTGCGTACCGATGCCCGTAATGTTTGCGGTGTAAAAGTGTTCATGGGCTCATCAACAGGTAATATGCTGGTTGATAACCCTAAAACGCTGGAAAATCTTTTCTCGAAATCGCCCATGCTAATTGCTACGCATTGTGAGGATGAGCAAACCATTAAAAACAATCTGACTCATTATAAGGAGTTATTGGGAGATGATATTACCGTCGATTATCACCCTAAAATACGCAATACCGAAGCTTGCTACCTGTCATCATCGATGGCAGTTGAGCTGGCTAAAAAGCATGGAGCAAGGTTGCACATTCTGCATATTTCTACCGCAAAAGAAACCGAGCTTTTTGACAACACCATACCATTAAAAGATAAAAAAATAACCGCCGAAGCCTGTGTACATCACCTGTGGTTTAGCGATGCCGATTACGCTACCAAAGGCAACCTTATTAAATGGAACCCGGCCGTTAAATCGGCCGCCGACCGTGATGGCATTTTGAAAGCCGTGCTTGATGGCCGTATAGATGTGCTTGCCACCGACCATGCCCCGCACACTATGGAAGAAAAAGCACAGGCTTACTTGCAGGCACCATCGGGCGGTCCGCTGGTGCAGCATGCTTTACCTGCTTTACTGGCTATGCATCAGCAAGGTAAAATGAGTTTGGAGCAAATAGTGGAAAAAACGGCGCACAATGTGGCTATATGTTTCCAGGTAGAAAAACGCGGCTTTGTACGCGAAGGCTACTGGGCCGATTTGGTACTGGCCGACTTGAACAAGCCCTGGGAAGTAACCAAACAAAACACCTTATATAAATGCGGCTGGAGTCCGTTTGAGGGAACCACTTTCCCGGCAAGTATTACGCACACCATAGTATCGGGCAACCTTATTTACCAAAACGGTAACTTTAACGAGACAATAAAAGGCAAAAGGCTAATTTTTGAGCGATAA
- a CDS encoding DMP19 family protein, whose amino-acid sequence MSTNKLNGLTAGMIDSISDDDLPFDIFEKICNAMPQDLDEEIAVAALNPPCQDLYLIFVFEGQVNNGGFNQYYYNTEGKFYKLLPEALRRIGAGLFADLTQQANRVYEANYHQINKFNDGTLEGFSKSYDNNPLNEFDDKFYDLYSEEDLQQLQANYIRINKHNFVD is encoded by the coding sequence ATGAGTACAAACAAACTCAACGGCCTTACGGCAGGAATGATAGATTCAATTTCTGACGATGATTTGCCATTTGATATTTTTGAAAAAATATGTAATGCAATGCCGCAAGACCTCGATGAAGAGATCGCGGTTGCGGCTTTAAATCCTCCTTGCCAAGACTTGTATTTAATTTTTGTGTTCGAAGGGCAGGTAAATAATGGAGGCTTCAATCAATACTATTACAATACTGAGGGCAAGTTTTACAAGCTACTTCCCGAAGCATTAAGAAGAATAGGAGCTGGCTTATTTGCCGATTTAACGCAGCAAGCTAACCGTGTTTATGAAGCTAATTATCATCAAATAAATAAATTTAATGACGGTACTTTAGAAGGGTTTAGCAAGTCTTATGATAATAATCCGCTGAATGAGTTTGATGACAAATTTTATGATCTGTATAGCGAAGAAGATTTGCAGCAATTACAGGCGAACTATATCCGAATAAATAAGCACAATTTTGTCGACTAA